Genomic window (Allostreptomyces psammosilenae):
AGACCCCTGTGTGCCCCCTGTCATAACCGGGAGACTGCCCAGCGTCAACCCGGTGGATGGCATGCTGAAAGGCTGGCACCTGTTCGGGTGCCAAGGAATAACACACAAGGGAGAATCACCTAATGGCTCGAACCGCAATTGCTGTGACTAAGGCTCAGCGTGGTGGAGTGGAAATGCTTGCCGCTGTTCCCGCTGACGTGACCAATGGCAACTCGATGGTCAATGACGGTGCGACTGGTCTCATTGTCCGCAACACTGGAGCGGTTGATGCACACACGATCACGTTCCATCTGTTCCGGACCGTGGACGGACAGCCTGTCACGCCTAGGACTGAGGCAGTGCCGGTTGGTGATGTCTATCTGTTCGGCCCCTTTCCGGTGGCCGACTACGGTTCGACGCTGGCTTTCAATGGCGACCACGCGGAGCTGACCTTTCAGGCAGTCCGGATCTGAGCCCACGGCTTCGCGGAGCGACCTACCCCCTGGGGAGGGACCCCCTCCGGGCCATGAGGTCAGTCGGCAGGGAGGTCGAGCCCTAGCGCCGCAACTGTGACAATTTGCGCGGGACACGAGGAGTGGCATGGACGCACATGACATCGAGCATCGCTTCGCTTTTCGCGCTGCCTCTAGGCAGGAGAAGCGAGACGAACACACCAGCGCACGGCAGTCATGTCGGGCACTGGCCGACCACCTGAACGAGCTACTGCCCGACGGGCGTGAGAAGCGTCTAGCGATTACCAAGCTCGAAGAGGTCTTGTTCTGGGCTAACGCTGCGCTCGCGCGGGCATGAGAAAACCCCCGACCTTTGATGGTCGGGGGTTTGATCGGGTGGCTTTCAGACCGTGAAACCTTCGGCTGCCATGTACCGGCGATAGATTCGTTCGGCCACCTCTCGGTTCACGGGGGCCGACCGGATGAACTGTTCGACACTCATGTTGAACGTCCTGCGGAAATAGTCGGGGAAGTCACAGCGAGCGATCTCCAGTCGAGTCATGTAGCTCTTGACTGCACGGTTCATGTCTGCCGCCTTGACGCCGACCTTACGAGCGGCACATGTGGTACCGGCGTACAGCTCGTCACCATCACCAGTCACCAGGTGCACAACGCGCTTGAGTTCCATCTTGCCGCACACGTCACAGCGGGTCGACTCGTCCGTAATCCCCTTGATGAACCAGCCTGACATCTTTACCTCCTAGTGCTTACCGCTGGGATTAGCTAAGCACAGTTGGCACCGTGCAGGCAAGTTACGCGCCAAAGCTCGCGTGTGGAGACAACAAGAAACCCCCGGCTAGTTGCCGGGGGCCCTGTGGGTGCCACTAGTCGCGGTTGGTCCAGATGACCACCCCGTTGCGAACAATCTGTCGCACCTCTGCCGATCGAACGTCCACTGAGCTGTCGAAGATCCTGTCACCGTGCCGCATTGAGATCCAGACTCGGAACAGATCCTCTCCGACGCGCTCACATCCCTGACCTGCGTACACCTGCCCGTGGCTGGTGACCACGATCGCCAGGTCACCACGACGGAAAGTGTTCTTGATATCGTACTGGGTGTCCATGTTGGGTTCCTCCGGTGTGGTCGGTAGTGCCAGTACACACCATGGCGCGCGCCAGTGCAAGTCACATACCAAAGTTCGTATGTGGGCCCAGCAAGAAACCCCCCGGCCGTGCTGACCGAGGGGTTTCTTGACTACTTCTTCGGCAAGTGTAGTACCAGGGCGTCGACCTGAGCTAGATGCCGGTCGCACGCTGCGTAGGTGCCTTCCTTGTTGCTAGTGGATATTACGGCTGGTCGTTACCCGTGTAACTCTCTTGGTTAGCTGCCTCGATCCAGCGTCGCACGTGGACCTTCACTTGACGCTCAGCATCGGGTGCGGACAATCCGTGCGAGTCGATGAGTAGCACTTCCGCCATGTGAAGGTACGCGTTCATCGCCCCGCGAGCTTCGGCCTTGTCCCCACGCTTCATCGTGGTGGTGTACATGCGTGTCCTACGAGCCGCGTGCCCCACGGCTGTAATGTACGGACCGGTGAAGCCCTCAGCTTCCAGTTCACCAGCCAACCATGCTCGCATGTGACTCCCTTTTCAGTTGGTGTGCCTGACAGGCTTGCCGGTTGCCCGGCTAAGAGAAGTTAAGCACGGGGCCGAGCGCAGCGCAAGTCACCTACCAAAGTTCGTAGGTGGCCTAGCCGGTAAGAAGCCCTCGGCCGTGATGACCGAGGGCTTTCGGGCTACTTCTTCGGATCGTGTCGCACCATGCGTAGCGCGCTGTACGGAACGAAGGCCACGAAGCCGTTCGGTTGCTGACTATGCAGGCGACCTGTGAACAGGATTCCTGACTCTTCGTAGATCAGCTTGGATGCTACGACGGTTTCTTCTGACCCGTCGATGAACTTAACCAGGTACGACTCTTTCATCATGGCTTACCGCTCCTCTCGGTCAGGCACCGACTGTGCCGCCTTGATGAGCTGGTTTAGCGCGTCAGCGATGCGCTGTAGACCTGCATCCGTGGGTTCGAGGTTAGCGTCTACGTCCGTGTGTAGCAGCATGTCTCGCACGGGTAGTAGGGCGGGCTGGTGACGGTTGTCTGTCCAGAGCCTACGCAGTGCCTTGGATGTGATCACGTGTATCCCTTAGTCGGTGCCGGTTGGCGTGACGCCCACTGTAGCCGATTGGCGCTAGACGCACAACTCACATACGAACTTTGGTAGGTGACCCCATGGCGGACCCGATGCGGAAGAAGCCCGCGCTACAGGTGGTGCGCGAGGGTAATCCTGGCAAGCGACCGATCAATCCTGGCGTGGTGGTACCGCCGGGTGACCTTGTTGAGCCTGACTGGAAGCAGACTTTTCGTGGGTCAGACGCAGAGAACCGGCGCTGTAGGGAAGTTGCTTCCGAGGAGTGGCGTCGAATAGTCCCTGTGCTGGAGTACACGGCGGGCATCGGGGACGTGGACACGGCCACGCTGAAGGACTACTGCATTTGCGTAGCGCGTATTGATCAGTGTGAGCGAGAGATTAGTAAGAACGGTCTTCTAATGCAGGGCGAGCGTGGGTGGCAGAAGAATGGTGCTACCACGATTGTCGGTCAGTACCGATCGCAGCTTGCCCGTTATATCGGTGAGCTAGGTCTTTCGCCTTCCGCCCGTGGGCGCATACAGCCGCCTGAGAACGGGGGATCAGATGACGGAGACGTATTCGACTGAGGCGACCCTTCCAGTGCCCATCGATGCACTTGTTGAGCTAGGGCTTACGGCCGAGCAGATCGAAGAGTCTCGGAATAGTCGTCCGCTGGTCGTTGCCTTCCAAGCTGACCAGCAGCCGGGGGCGTACTTCTCTGTAGAAGCCGCTCGGCGCGCGATCAAAGCTATCGAGTCTTTCAAGCACACTAAGGGTCGGTGGGGTGCAAGCCCTCTGAGGCTAGCTCCATGGCAGATCGTTTGGGTTATCGCCCCTATCTTTGGGTGGCTGTACTACGACCCAGAGGCGGACCGCGACGTTCGCGTGATTCGTGCCGCTTGGGTTGAGGTCCCGCGTAAGAACGGGAAGTCAACTCTGTCGTCCGGCATTGGTCTCACGCTCCTGCTTGCGGACCGAGAAGTCGGTGCAGAGGTTTACGCAGCCGCCGGATCTCTGCCACAGGCGGAGCGGGTCTTCGACGACGCAAAGCGAATGGCGCTGACAAGCCACGCCGTTCGCGGGCGTGCTGAAGTGCTCAGAGGCGTCATTCGAGTACCGCGCACAGGCGGAGTCTTCCGGGCCCTCTCCAAGGTCGCTGAAACAGCGCACGGCCTGAACGTCTCTGGCGCCATCATTGACGAGGTGCACGTCCATCAGAAGCGGGATCTTGTCGACGCTATCGAGACCGGCACGGGCGCGCGCGATCAGCCGCTTGTGGTCTTCATCACGACTGCCGATGAGGGCGAAGAAGGATCGATCTACGACGAAAAGCATACGTACACTCGGCGTATTGCAGAGAATGTCGTGTCGGACCCCGGGCACTACGGTGTCATTTGGGCTGCCGAAGAGGGCGACGATCCTTTTGACGAAGCCACGTGGCGCAAGGCTAACCCCGGGCTAGGTACGTCTCCATCGCTTGCCTATATGCGCCGAGAAGCCGCTAAGGCTAAGGCTTCCCCTTCGTACTTCCCGACCTTTTGCCGACTGTCGCTCAATCGCCGAATGCGTGCGTCTACCCGCTGGCTGCCTATGCCACTGTGGGACGCCAACGCTGGCATGGTGGACGACAAGCGATTCCGGCACAGGCGTGCATGGGGTGGCGTTGACCTGTCCGCTGTATCGGACTTGTCGGCTTGGGTACTGGCCGTTGAATCAAGGCAGCCCGGAGTTGAGCTTGAGCTTGTCTCGCGGTTCTGGCTACCGGAAGAGCGGGTCGATGAGCTGGAGAACCAGCTTCAAGTGCCGCTACGGCAGTGGGCGCGCGAAGGCTTCCTGACTCTCACTGAGGGTGATGCCATTGATTACGACACCATCGAAAAGCAAATTATCGCCGACTGTCGGCGTCTGGACGTTCAGCGCATTTCGTACGACCGGATGTTCGCTGGGCAGCTTGTACAGCGCGTAGACAGTAAGACCCGAGGCGTGGATTTGGTGCCAGTGGCACAAACCTACTTGGGCATGGGACCGGGGTCCAAGGAACTGGAGCGCCTTCTACGAGAAGGGCTCATCAGGCATGGCGGCCATCCGATCCTTCGATGGAACGCATCGTGTGTGGAGATCTATGCCGATGGCAACGACAACATACGTCCAGTGAAGCCGGACAGGAACAAGTCGTCTGCACGAATTGACGGAATTGCAGCATCAGTCATGGCGCTAGATGGCTACTTGCGGCGACCGATTCGAAAGGCGCGCGCGGTAAGCGCCTGACCACCTACCAAAGTTCGTATGTGACCCGGAAGGGGGCGCGCATGGCAGAGTCCCCAATGGACACGCTCGGGCGGCTGTACTCGAAGCTCAAGCGACGGCACCAGCTCACCCGCGTGTGGTCGGACTACTACGACGGTAAGCAACCGCTAAAGTTCACCAGCCCTGAATTCGCCACGCAGACGGGTGGAATCTTCGACGGATTCGCCGACAACTGGTGTCAGGTCATCCCAGATGTCACTGTTGAGCGTCTTATGCCCATGGCTTTCCGATTGGAAGATGGGACGCTCGACAAGGCGGCGTGGCGGTCGTGGCGCAGGAACGAATGTGACGTAGAGATCAGTCTCGCGCTGCTGGAAGCGCTGATCACCGGCCGTTCATACGCGCTGGTGTGGAAGCCGGATGGTGTCCAGACCGAGATCACGTTCCATGACGCGTCCAGGGCTGTGGTGGAGTACGTGCCCGGTAAGCGCCGGGTGCGTGCTGCTGGCCTTGTCATCTGGGTCGAGAATGATAGGGAGCGCGCCACACTTTTCCTGCCTGACCGCGTGTATTGGTTCAGCAGAGATATCGGTCGTGCGGGTATGCCAGCACATCCGAGTGACTGGACATTTGTAAGCAGCGGTGCCGCGTGGATGCTAGAGCGCGAGATGAGCAATCCGCTCAGGTCGGTACCACTTGTGGCTTTGGAGAACCGCTCACGACTGAACGGAAAGCCCAAGAGTGAGATAGCAAGCGTGGTCCCCCTACAGGACGCGATGAACGCGCTGTGGGCGCACCTACTGACTGGGTCGGATGAGATTGCGCTGCCCGCGCGGGCTGTCCTGGGAATGCTGCGACCTACGCGCGAAATCCTTGATGCCAACGGCGAAGTTGTTGGTGAAGAGGACTTGCCTATTGGCAAGTTCAGATCTAACCGACTTTTGTGGTTGGAAAGTCCGGATGCTCGGATTGCTGAATTCAGTGCCGCCGACCTGACCAATTACACGGCTGTCATCGAAGTGGTCGTGCGACATGTTGCAGCCCAGACGCGCACTCCGCCTTCATACCTTACTGGTCAAATGGTCAACATCAGCGCGGATGCCCTTATCGCGTCTGAGGCGGGACTTGTCTCCAAGGTGGAGGAGGGGCAGCGCTTCTTCGGCGCTGGTATCCGCGAGGTCATGAGGCTAGATGCGCTGGCCGATGGCGATACAGGCCGAGCTGAAGCTTTGGCGCTCGGTTCCGTCGTGTGGCGCGATGCCCAGTTCAGGTCCGAGGCTCAGTACGCTGACGCGCTTACAAAGTACAAGGCCATCGGCGTGCCGGACGAAGCTCTGTGGGAGCGCATTCCGGGTGTCCAGCCCGACGAAATCGAGCGGTGGCTTCGCATGCGCGATGATCAAGCCGCCGCAATTGTTGGTGGTAACGTTGCGGGTCTTTTCGGTCCGGCGCCGGTTGAAGCACCCGATCCTGACACCGATTAGAGGGGCCCTGTATGACCACGTCGGGCGCTATCGCTGAGGCTAGGTACGAGCAAGTCCAGACGGTTGCGAGAGGCGTTGTAGAGGCCGTACAGACCATTTGGCAGGACATTGCTCCTGACCGAATCTTGGCAGCGATGCAGGCGGAAGCCGGTCGACAGATTCTCAACGCTGTCATAGCCGGACAGCTATCGGTGGCACAGGGTGCTCAGGCTTTTGTGGCGGGTGCCATGATGGCTCAAGGTGCGGGTATCGCGGCTACGACTCGGATGGTACCGGGATCGCTTGCCGGTATCGCGGCCGACGGAAGAGCGCTGGCGACACTTCTGTACCTCCCAGCGATGACCACGGCCCAAGCCCTTCAAA
Coding sequences:
- a CDS encoding Acb2/Tad1 domain-containing protein; amino-acid sequence: MDAHDIEHRFAFRAASRQEKRDEHTSARQSCRALADHLNELLPDGREKRLAITKLEEVLFWANAALARA
- a CDS encoding phage terminase small subunit P27 family, with amino-acid sequence MRKKPALQVVREGNPGKRPINPGVVVPPGDLVEPDWKQTFRGSDAENRRCREVASEEWRRIVPVLEYTAGIGDVDTATLKDYCICVARIDQCEREISKNGLLMQGERGWQKNGATTIVGQYRSQLARYIGELGLSPSARGRIQPPENGGSDDGDVFD
- a CDS encoding terminase large subunit translates to MTETYSTEATLPVPIDALVELGLTAEQIEESRNSRPLVVAFQADQQPGAYFSVEAARRAIKAIESFKHTKGRWGASPLRLAPWQIVWVIAPIFGWLYYDPEADRDVRVIRAAWVEVPRKNGKSTLSSGIGLTLLLADREVGAEVYAAAGSLPQAERVFDDAKRMALTSHAVRGRAEVLRGVIRVPRTGGVFRALSKVAETAHGLNVSGAIIDEVHVHQKRDLVDAIETGTGARDQPLVVFITTADEGEEGSIYDEKHTYTRRIAENVVSDPGHYGVIWAAEEGDDPFDEATWRKANPGLGTSPSLAYMRREAAKAKASPSYFPTFCRLSLNRRMRASTRWLPMPLWDANAGMVDDKRFRHRRAWGGVDLSAVSDLSAWVLAVESRQPGVELELVSRFWLPEERVDELENQLQVPLRQWAREGFLTLTEGDAIDYDTIEKQIIADCRRLDVQRISYDRMFAGQLVQRVDSKTRGVDLVPVAQTYLGMGPGSKELERLLREGLIRHGGHPILRWNASCVEIYADGNDNIRPVKPDRNKSSARIDGIAASVMALDGYLRRPIRKARAVSA
- a CDS encoding phage portal protein, whose translation is MAESPMDTLGRLYSKLKRRHQLTRVWSDYYDGKQPLKFTSPEFATQTGGIFDGFADNWCQVIPDVTVERLMPMAFRLEDGTLDKAAWRSWRRNECDVEISLALLEALITGRSYALVWKPDGVQTEITFHDASRAVVEYVPGKRRVRAAGLVIWVENDRERATLFLPDRVYWFSRDIGRAGMPAHPSDWTFVSSGAAWMLEREMSNPLRSVPLVALENRSRLNGKPKSEIASVVPLQDAMNALWAHLLTGSDEIALPARAVLGMLRPTREILDANGEVVGEEDLPIGKFRSNRLLWLESPDARIAEFSAADLTNYTAVIEVVVRHVAAQTRTPPSYLTGQMVNISADALIASEAGLVSKVEEGQRFFGAGIREVMRLDALADGDTGRAEALALGSVVWRDAQFRSEAQYADALTKYKAIGVPDEALWERIPGVQPDEIERWLRMRDDQAAAIVGGNVAGLFGPAPVEAPDPDTD